From Vicinamibacterales bacterium, one genomic window encodes:
- a CDS encoding NAD-dependent epimerase/dehydratase family protein: MRVFLTGGTGYVGAAVLDALVRGGHRVDALVRNSEGAARVQARGAQPVLGDVMQPATWRDAAAAADGSVHAAADSGVKARQLDAIAVETLTRLPPKAGRFLVYTSGIWVLGPAPAPIDETAPVNPIEIAAWRPAHENRVLELAREGARPVVIRPGIVYGGSRGIVGDIVKDAANSLVRVVGSGENHWPLIYERDLGELYARIVGTPSASGVFHATDDGAETVNEIVRAICEHAPTEPSIRHVPPAEARKKLGPYADALALDQIVRSPRARALGWAPTLSSVAGNAARLFEEWKRGKAA, from the coding sequence ATGCGCGTGTTCTTGACGGGCGGAACCGGTTACGTGGGGGCGGCGGTACTCGACGCGCTCGTGCGCGGCGGTCACCGCGTCGATGCGCTGGTCCGCAACAGCGAAGGTGCGGCCCGCGTGCAGGCGCGCGGCGCGCAACCGGTGCTCGGCGACGTCATGCAGCCCGCGACGTGGCGCGATGCCGCCGCCGCGGCCGACGGATCGGTTCATGCCGCCGCCGACAGCGGCGTCAAGGCCCGCCAGCTCGACGCGATTGCGGTCGAGACGCTGACGCGGCTGCCGCCGAAGGCGGGGCGCTTCCTCGTCTACACGTCCGGCATCTGGGTGCTGGGGCCCGCGCCCGCGCCGATCGACGAGACCGCGCCGGTGAATCCCATCGAGATCGCGGCGTGGCGTCCGGCGCACGAGAACCGCGTGCTCGAGCTCGCCAGGGAAGGCGCGCGCCCCGTGGTCATCCGTCCGGGGATCGTCTACGGCGGCTCGCGCGGCATCGTCGGCGACATCGTGAAGGACGCCGCCAACAGCCTCGTCCGCGTCGTCGGCAGCGGCGAGAACCACTGGCCGCTGATCTACGAACGCGATCTCGGCGAGCTGTATGCGCGGATCGTCGGCACCCCCTCGGCCTCCGGCGTGTTCCACGCCACCGACGACGGCGCCGAAACGGTGAACGAGATCGTCCGCGCGATCTGCGAGCACGCGCCGACCGAGCCGAGCATCCGGCACGTGCCGCCGGCCGAGGCCCGCAAGAAGCTCGGCCCGTACGCCGATGCGCTCGCGCTCGATCAGATCGTCCGCAGCCCGCGCGCCCGCGCCCTGGGCTGGGCGCCGACGCTCAGTTCCGTGGCGGGCAACGCGGCGCGCCTGTTCGAGGAATGGAAGCGCGGCAAAGCAGCCTGA
- the glk gene encoding glucokinase: MLLAADVGGTKTLLGLFAEAPERPARIDVGEFTTLDYDGVVPMIREFLKASGVDARAVKATTFGVAGAVTDQVARLTNVPWVVDAAEIAGAAALARVHILNDLEAMAYSVAVLEPNELKVLQQGVAQPGGNAAVIAAGTGLGESLLLNVDGRFMPGETEAGHADWGARTPREIELLTAVSRVYGRCSNEHIISGPGLVNIYQFTHDAFGSRTYISPAAFVPERTCAGVGAVDDPADLPAAISASAMQRRCGKCVETLDLFVAAYGAEAGNLALRTVATAGVYVGGGIAPKILPVFEKGLFLDAFRAKEPLAAFVSTIPVAVILNSEAGLLGAAVHANSAA, encoded by the coding sequence GTGCTGCTGGCTGCTGATGTCGGAGGAACCAAGACGCTGCTCGGCCTCTTCGCCGAAGCGCCGGAACGGCCGGCGCGGATCGACGTCGGCGAGTTCACGACCCTCGACTACGACGGCGTCGTGCCGATGATTCGCGAGTTCCTCAAGGCGAGCGGCGTCGACGCGCGCGCGGTGAAGGCGACGACGTTCGGGGTGGCCGGCGCGGTGACCGACCAGGTGGCGCGGCTGACCAACGTGCCGTGGGTGGTCGACGCGGCGGAGATCGCCGGGGCCGCGGCGCTGGCCAGGGTCCACATCCTCAACGATCTCGAGGCGATGGCCTACTCGGTCGCGGTGCTCGAGCCGAACGAGCTGAAGGTCCTGCAGCAGGGCGTGGCGCAGCCCGGCGGCAACGCGGCGGTGATCGCCGCGGGCACCGGCCTCGGCGAGTCGCTGCTGCTGAACGTCGACGGGCGCTTCATGCCGGGCGAGACCGAGGCGGGGCACGCCGACTGGGGCGCACGGACGCCGCGCGAGATCGAACTGCTGACGGCCGTGTCGCGCGTCTACGGCCGGTGCAGCAACGAGCACATCATCTCGGGTCCCGGCCTGGTCAACATCTATCAGTTCACGCACGACGCGTTCGGCAGCCGCACCTACATCTCGCCGGCCGCGTTCGTGCCCGAGCGCACCTGCGCCGGAGTCGGTGCGGTCGACGACCCGGCGGATCTGCCGGCGGCGATCAGCGCCTCCGCCATGCAGCGCCGCTGCGGGAAATGCGTCGAGACGCTCGATCTGTTCGTCGCCGCCTACGGCGCGGAAGCCGGCAACCTCGCGCTGCGCACGGTGGCGACCGCCGGCGTCTACGTCGGCGGCGGCATCGCGCCGAAGATCCTCCCGGTGTTCGAGAAGGGGCTGTTCCTGGACGCGTTCCGCGCCAAGGAGCCGCTGGCCGCGTTCGTCTCGACCATCCCGGTCGCCGTCATTCTCAATTCCGAAGCCGGTCTGCTCGGCGCCGCCGTCCACGCCAACTCCGCTGCGTGA
- a CDS encoding tetratricopeptide repeat protein — MPSAPDDDARRRQLYGARDVRSLYPRVSENHLRYLEKWGLIRPAAQSSNERLYSFTDVSTIRQLAAELDRQVPLKTALRTLMAEHQGQLQLDFHASGTSPAKVVALQGRSPRKPPERPSASIPTGNAFPFSDPQAALAAKYFIEGSRLDDGNEDTLESAAAAYRKALVIDPDLVPAIVNLANIHYARDELIEAQALYERAIGLDPDCFEAHFNLGNIHHDLGRYEDALVCYRDAVALNGSYADAHFYLAVTLEKTGHSPEAKPHWRAYQELAPEGEWIELAREFSD, encoded by the coding sequence ATGCCATCGGCCCCCGACGATGACGCGCGGCGCCGGCAGTTGTACGGCGCGCGCGACGTGCGCAGTCTGTATCCCCGGGTCAGCGAGAACCACCTGCGATACCTGGAGAAATGGGGGCTGATTCGTCCCGCGGCGCAGTCGTCGAACGAGCGCCTCTACAGCTTCACCGATGTCTCCACGATCAGGCAGCTCGCCGCCGAGCTCGACCGCCAGGTCCCGCTGAAGACCGCGCTGCGGACGCTCATGGCCGAGCACCAGGGGCAGCTGCAGCTCGATTTCCACGCCTCGGGCACGTCGCCCGCGAAAGTCGTCGCGCTGCAGGGGCGGTCGCCGCGCAAGCCGCCGGAACGCCCGTCCGCGTCGATTCCCACCGGCAACGCCTTTCCGTTCTCGGATCCGCAGGCCGCGCTCGCCGCCAAGTACTTCATCGAAGGCTCGCGCCTGGACGACGGCAACGAGGACACGCTCGAATCGGCGGCGGCGGCGTACCGGAAGGCGCTGGTGATCGACCCCGATCTGGTTCCGGCGATCGTCAACCTCGCCAACATCCATTACGCGCGCGACGAGCTGATCGAGGCGCAGGCGCTCTACGAGCGCGCCATCGGCCTCGACCCCGACTGCTTCGAGGCGCATTTCAACCTGGGCAACATCCACCACGACCTCGGCCGCTACGAGGACGCGCTGGTCTGCTACCGCGACGCGGTGGCGCTGAACGGCAGCTACGCCGACGCGCACTTCTATCTGGCGGTGACGCTGGAGAAGACGGGGCATTCGCCGGAAGCGAAGCCCCACTGGCGGGCTTACCAGGAACTGGCGCCCGAAGGGGAGTGGATCGAGTTAGCGCGCGAGTTCAGTGACTGA
- a CDS encoding SUMF1/EgtB/PvdO family nonheme iron enzyme, which produces MRFERIPAGSFLMGSDTGQDDERPVHRVEVDAFEMGVHPVTRGEYAAFLAATGHEPPRDWHEPAFAGDDRPVVGVSWHDATAYCTWRVQRGSAERLPTEAEWERAARGGVDGAAFPWGDRIPSWIPDGGRGPLPAPWPVTLGEPNGFGLYGIAANVHEWCADWHDRGYYAVSPARNPRGPESGVRRASRGGSWRHMVTISRCAARSKIDPGFRYTDYGFRTVRSL; this is translated from the coding sequence ATGCGGTTTGAGCGCATCCCGGCCGGCAGTTTCCTGATGGGCAGCGACACCGGACAGGACGACGAGCGCCCCGTGCACCGGGTCGAGGTGGACGCGTTCGAGATGGGCGTCCATCCCGTGACCCGCGGCGAGTACGCGGCGTTCCTGGCCGCGACCGGACACGAGCCGCCGCGCGACTGGCACGAGCCGGCGTTCGCCGGCGACGATCGTCCGGTCGTCGGCGTCAGCTGGCACGACGCGACCGCCTACTGCACGTGGCGGGTCCAGCGCGGCAGCGCCGAGCGGCTGCCGACGGAAGCCGAATGGGAGCGCGCCGCCCGCGGCGGCGTCGACGGCGCCGCGTTCCCGTGGGGCGACCGGATCCCGTCATGGATTCCCGACGGCGGCCGCGGACCGCTGCCGGCGCCCTGGCCGGTGACGCTCGGCGAGCCGAACGGGTTCGGGCTCTACGGCATCGCCGCCAACGTCCACGAGTGGTGCGCCGACTGGCACGACCGGGGGTACTACGCGGTGTCTCCGGCGCGCAATCCGCGCGGACCGGAGTCGGGCGTGCGCCGAGCCTCGCGCGGCGGATCGTGGCGGCACATGGTGACGATCAGCCGGTGCGCCGCGCGCAGCAAGATCGATCCGGGCTTCCGCTATACCGATTACGGATTCAGGACGGTGCGCAGCCTGTGA
- a CDS encoding dienelactone hydrolase family protein, giving the protein MKRLVLTAALVFAAAPAFAQPATTPAADPHAGHAMAPAAQAAQILPRNPSLPPSGDNNGAEAIEQLKSSPRHGEWVDIKGSDGTAIKSFVVYPERKDKAPVVIVIHEIFGLSDWIRGVADQLAREGFIAIAPDFLSGRGPNKGGSQELGSQGSVQEIRNVTPDDTVRMLNDVRTYALSIPAGNGKVAAMGFCWGGGTTFTYALRQPALNAAVSYYGPMPGDPAAYATAKVPVLGLYGGNDTRVNANIDAAKTGMASAKAVYEPHVFEGAGHGFLRQQAGNQNAPGNRAATDQAWKLTLDFLRKHTR; this is encoded by the coding sequence ATGAAGCGACTGGTCCTGACTGCCGCCCTGGTTTTTGCCGCCGCTCCCGCATTCGCCCAGCCGGCCACGACGCCGGCTGCCGATCCGCACGCGGGGCATGCGATGGCGCCGGCCGCGCAGGCGGCGCAGATCCTGCCGCGCAACCCGAGCCTGCCGCCGTCGGGCGACAACAATGGCGCGGAAGCGATCGAGCAGCTCAAGTCGTCGCCGCGCCACGGCGAATGGGTCGACATCAAGGGCAGCGACGGGACGGCGATCAAGTCGTTCGTGGTCTACCCGGAACGGAAGGACAAGGCGCCGGTCGTGATCGTGATTCACGAGATCTTCGGTCTCAGCGACTGGATCCGCGGCGTCGCCGATCAACTCGCAAGGGAAGGGTTCATCGCCATCGCGCCGGACTTCCTGTCCGGCCGCGGGCCGAACAAGGGGGGCAGCCAGGAGCTGGGCTCGCAGGGCTCGGTTCAGGAGATCCGCAACGTCACGCCCGACGACACCGTCCGCATGCTGAACGACGTGCGCACCTACGCGCTGTCGATTCCCGCCGGCAACGGCAAGGTCGCGGCGATGGGATTCTGCTGGGGAGGCGGGACGACGTTTACGTACGCGCTGCGGCAGCCGGCGCTGAATGCCGCGGTTTCGTACTACGGCCCGATGCCCGGCGATCCGGCTGCGTATGCCACGGCGAAGGTGCCCGTGCTCGGGCTCTACGGCGGCAACGATACCCGCGTCAACGCCAACATCGACGCCGCGAAGACCGGAATGGCGAGCGCGAAGGCGGTCTACGAGCCGCACGTCTTCGAAGGCGCGGGCCATGGCTTTCTGCGTCAGCAGGCGGGAAACCAGAACGCGCCCGGCAACCGCGCCGCGACCGACCAGGCCTGGAAGCTGACGCTCGACTTCCTGCGCAAGCACACCAGGTAA
- a CDS encoding AMP-binding protein, translated as MTRRTLLDFFEDVTRDGSKDAQFLVYDDGYRTWSWTYGELARASHAFAARLRSNGITAGQAIALWSENRPEWVAALWGALLEGVVVVPIDYRASAEFLLKVASIVDARAVLVGDAVDAAAIAGSRTMWSVGAIFRQKPDAADSAAGGGAEGISAQTTAEIIFTSGATAEPKGVVLTHRNILANIVPIEREMAKYRKYTLPFRPIRFLNLLPLSHMFGQAMATFVPPMLPGVVVFTRSYAPDDIVRQIKHRRISVLVCVPKILEVLRDYILRVAPEAAEPPPAGTHWAKRWWHYRRIHRLFGFKFWAMVVGAAPLDPELEAFWGRLGFLVVQGYGLTETAPIVTLNHPLHARRGAVGKPIAGVEIKIAEDGAILVRGENVTTGYFNAPEATREAFAGGWFHTGDIGELDAEGRLMIRGRKKEMIVTPEGLNVFPEDVERALLQQPGVVDAAVVGAPVAGSTAERVQAILVLAAGTDTDAVVRAANAQLGDHQKIRASAIWPGRELPRTEGTRKLKRRELRNWLSGQSPAGPAVRPGARDVRSVLERFAPGRTLEPATTIDELGLTSLERVELMMALEETFQVTVDETAFSAAATIADLERLVEPAAFTGTPGVAGSSTAADLTPGPGGGSKEIVFPSWNRSLPARIARRISLPTWILPLGRIFARVTVSGLEHLQGIDGPVIFAANHQSHFDGPVILDSLPPQWRYRTAPAMMKEFFNAHFFPERHTRREWFTNSLNYYLSALFFNAFPLTQTSTGTRQTLRYVGELVENGYSILIFPEGRRTETGDIARFQPGVGMIASRIGVPVVPVRLDGLDQVLPRHARFPAVARARCAFGPPIVLTGNDYAALAARVEAAVRAL; from the coding sequence ATGACGCGACGCACGCTGCTCGACTTCTTCGAGGACGTCACCCGCGACGGGTCGAAGGACGCGCAGTTTCTCGTGTACGACGACGGCTACCGCACGTGGTCGTGGACGTACGGAGAGCTGGCCCGCGCGTCGCACGCGTTCGCCGCGCGGCTGAGGTCGAACGGCATCACGGCGGGCCAGGCCATCGCACTCTGGAGCGAGAACCGTCCGGAATGGGTCGCCGCGCTGTGGGGCGCGCTGCTCGAAGGCGTCGTCGTCGTGCCGATCGACTATCGCGCGTCGGCCGAGTTCCTGCTGAAGGTGGCGTCGATCGTCGATGCGAGGGCAGTCCTGGTCGGCGATGCGGTGGACGCCGCGGCGATCGCCGGCAGCCGGACGATGTGGAGCGTCGGGGCGATCTTCCGGCAGAAGCCGGACGCCGCGGACAGTGCAGCAGGCGGTGGAGCGGAAGGCATCAGCGCGCAGACTACCGCCGAGATCATCTTCACGTCGGGGGCGACGGCGGAACCGAAGGGCGTGGTCCTGACGCACAGGAACATCCTCGCCAACATCGTGCCGATCGAGCGCGAGATGGCGAAGTACCGGAAGTACACGCTGCCGTTCCGCCCGATCCGGTTCCTGAACCTGCTGCCGCTCAGCCACATGTTCGGACAGGCGATGGCGACGTTCGTGCCGCCGATGCTTCCCGGCGTCGTCGTATTCACGCGCAGCTACGCGCCGGACGACATCGTGCGGCAGATCAAGCACCGCCGGATCTCGGTGCTGGTGTGCGTGCCGAAGATCCTCGAGGTCCTCAGGGACTACATCCTGCGCGTCGCGCCCGAAGCGGCGGAGCCGCCGCCCGCCGGCACGCACTGGGCGAAGCGGTGGTGGCATTACCGGCGGATCCATCGCCTGTTCGGGTTCAAGTTCTGGGCGATGGTGGTCGGCGCGGCGCCGCTCGATCCCGAGCTGGAAGCGTTCTGGGGGCGGCTCGGGTTCCTCGTCGTGCAAGGCTACGGCCTGACGGAAACGGCGCCGATCGTGACGCTCAATCATCCGCTGCACGCGCGGCGCGGCGCGGTCGGCAAGCCCATCGCCGGCGTCGAGATCAAGATCGCCGAGGACGGCGCGATCCTCGTGCGCGGCGAGAACGTCACCACCGGCTACTTCAACGCGCCGGAGGCCACCCGGGAGGCGTTCGCCGGCGGCTGGTTCCACACCGGCGACATCGGCGAGCTCGACGCCGAAGGGCGGCTGATGATCCGCGGGCGGAAGAAGGAAATGATCGTGACGCCCGAAGGGCTGAACGTGTTTCCGGAAGACGTCGAGCGCGCGCTGCTGCAGCAGCCCGGCGTGGTCGACGCCGCCGTCGTCGGGGCGCCGGTCGCCGGCAGCACCGCGGAGCGGGTGCAGGCGATTCTCGTGCTCGCGGCGGGCACGGACACGGACGCGGTGGTGCGGGCCGCGAACGCGCAGCTCGGCGATCATCAGAAGATCCGCGCGTCTGCGATCTGGCCCGGCAGGGAGCTGCCGCGGACCGAAGGCACGCGCAAGCTGAAACGGCGGGAGTTGCGCAACTGGTTGTCGGGCCAGTCACCGGCGGGCCCGGCCGTCAGGCCGGGGGCGCGCGACGTCCGCAGCGTTCTCGAGCGGTTCGCGCCGGGCCGGACGCTCGAGCCGGCGACCACGATCGACGAGCTGGGCCTGACCTCGCTCGAACGGGTCGAGTTGATGATGGCGCTCGAGGAGACGTTTCAGGTGACGGTCGACGAGACGGCGTTCAGCGCCGCGGCGACGATCGCGGATCTGGAGCGCCTGGTCGAGCCGGCAGCCTTTACCGGCACGCCCGGCGTCGCCGGTTCGTCGACCGCAGCCGACCTCACACCCGGGCCCGGTGGTGGATCGAAAGAGATCGTCTTCCCGTCGTGGAACCGATCGCTGCCGGCGCGGATCGCGCGGCGCATCAGTCTGCCGACGTGGATCCTGCCGCTCGGCCGGATCTTCGCGCGGGTGACGGTGAGCGGGCTCGAGCACCTGCAGGGCATCGATGGTCCGGTCATCTTCGCCGCGAACCATCAGAGCCACTTCGACGGGCCGGTGATTCTCGACTCGCTGCCGCCGCAGTGGCGCTACCGCACCGCGCCGGCGATGATGAAGGAGTTCTTCAACGCGCATTTCTTCCCGGAACGGCACACGCGGCGGGAGTGGTTCACCAACAGCCTGAACTACTACCTCTCGGCGCTGTTCTTCAACGCCTTCCCGCTGACGCAGACGAGCACGGGGACGCGGCAGACGCTGCGCTATGTCGGCGAGCTGGTCGAGAACGGCTATTCGATCCTGATCTTCCCGGAAGGGCGGCGCACCGAAACGGGGGACATCGCGCGGTTTCAGCCCGGGGTCGGGATGATCGCCTCACGCATCGGGGTGCCGGTGGTTCCGGTCCGGCTCGACGGGCTGGATCAGGTGCTGCCGCGGCACGCCCGGTTCCCCGCCGTCGCGCGTGCGCGCTGCGCCTTCGGCCCGCCTATCGTGTTGACCGGCAACGACTACGCCGCGCTGGCGGCGCGCGTCGAGGCCGCCGTTCGCGCACTGTAG
- a CDS encoding DEAD/DEAH box helicase, producing MPFSTLGLEPSLLEGVTIRGFEKTTPIQSAVIPIALQGHDVIGCADTGTGKTVAFVLPILHRVLTARAERPDDRGFTRVLILAPTRELCVQIEDDVQGFTYHTDLTSVAVYGGVEMGAQERALKAGVDIVVATPGRLMDHQRSGVVDFSRVDTFVLDEADRMMDMGFWPDVKRIAATLPPVDKRQTLLFSATMPDEVMKLLDEVVRDPQYVQIGSAGGPARSITHEIENVPAAEKTEWLAKFLRRTQGPILVFMRTKSGAERLARKLQGFGIRAAALHADRTQQQRTAAVEGFRGGQYHVLVATDVAARGLDIDGITHVVNYEVPTSRETYVHRVGRTGRAAATGTALTLVAPEELRALQALQRSFGSELQG from the coding sequence GTGCCGTTCAGCACCCTCGGCCTCGAGCCTTCGCTGCTCGAAGGGGTGACGATCCGCGGCTTCGAGAAGACGACGCCGATCCAGAGCGCGGTGATTCCGATCGCGCTGCAGGGGCATGATGTGATCGGCTGCGCCGATACCGGCACCGGCAAGACCGTCGCCTTCGTGCTGCCGATTCTGCACCGCGTGCTGACCGCTCGCGCCGAGCGGCCCGACGACCGCGGGTTCACCCGCGTGCTGATCCTCGCGCCCACGCGCGAGCTGTGCGTGCAGATCGAAGACGATGTCCAGGGATTCACCTACCACACCGATCTCACCAGCGTCGCGGTTTACGGCGGCGTCGAGATGGGGGCGCAGGAGCGCGCGCTGAAGGCCGGGGTCGACATCGTCGTCGCCACGCCCGGCCGGCTGATGGATCATCAGCGCAGCGGGGTGGTCGATTTCTCGCGGGTCGACACCTTCGTCCTCGACGAGGCGGATCGCATGATGGACATGGGCTTCTGGCCCGACGTCAAGCGGATTGCCGCGACGCTGCCGCCCGTCGACAAGCGCCAGACGCTGCTCTTCTCGGCGACCATGCCGGACGAAGTGATGAAGCTGCTGGACGAAGTGGTGCGCGATCCGCAGTACGTGCAGATCGGATCGGCCGGCGGCCCGGCGCGATCGATCACGCACGAGATCGAGAACGTGCCGGCGGCGGAGAAGACGGAGTGGCTGGCGAAGTTCCTGCGCCGGACGCAAGGACCGATTCTCGTCTTCATGCGGACCAAGTCCGGCGCCGAGCGGCTCGCGCGGAAGCTGCAGGGCTTCGGCATTCGCGCCGCGGCGCTGCACGCGGATCGGACGCAGCAGCAGCGGACCGCGGCGGTCGAGGGCTTCCGCGGCGGCCAGTATCACGTGCTGGTCGCGACCGATGTCGCGGCGCGCGGGCTCGACATCGACGGCATTACCCACGTGGTCAATTACGAAGTGCCGACCTCCCGCGAGACCTACGTGCACCGCGTGGGGCGCACCGGCCGCGCCGCCGCGACCGGCACCGCGCTGACGCTGGTGGCTCCCGAAGAGCTGCGCGCGCTTCAGGCGCTGCAGCGCTCATTTGGTTCGGAACTCCAGGGATGA
- a CDS encoding SDR family oxidoreductase — MSLNGRVAAITGASSGIGLATATHLAREGVAVVLGARRTATLDDVAARITAAGGRATAVTLDVSREQDLDALVATAAREFGGLDIMICNAGFGYYGTIEQTPADVMQRMMDVNYMGTFYGARAALPIFRAQGRGHLIFVSSIVGRRGIAYMGGYTATKAAQAGLAESLRTEFAGTAIHVSCVYPISTRTEFHDAMSRDYGHRISGLGPRQSVDDVARAIVQCVKRPRPEVYPHRLSRALAVMNHVAPAFTDRFVKKFGRRRDAV, encoded by the coding sequence ATGTCGCTGAACGGCCGCGTCGCCGCGATCACCGGAGCCTCGTCCGGCATCGGCCTCGCCACAGCGACGCACCTCGCCCGCGAAGGGGTGGCGGTCGTCCTCGGCGCGCGCCGCACGGCGACGCTCGACGATGTCGCGGCGCGGATCACCGCCGCCGGGGGGCGCGCGACGGCGGTGACGCTCGACGTCTCGCGCGAGCAGGACCTCGACGCCCTGGTCGCGACCGCGGCGCGCGAGTTCGGCGGTCTCGACATCATGATCTGCAACGCCGGCTTCGGCTACTACGGCACCATCGAGCAGACGCCGGCAGACGTCATGCAGCGGATGATGGACGTGAACTACATGGGCACGTTCTACGGCGCGCGCGCGGCGCTGCCGATCTTCCGCGCCCAGGGACGCGGCCATCTGATCTTCGTGTCCTCGATCGTCGGGCGGCGCGGCATCGCTTACATGGGCGGATACACCGCCACCAAGGCGGCGCAGGCGGGACTCGCGGAGTCGCTGCGCACCGAGTTCGCCGGCACGGCGATTCACGTCTCGTGCGTGTATCCGATCTCGACGCGGACGGAGTTCCACGACGCGATGTCGCGCGACTACGGCCATCGCATCAGCGGTCTCGGGCCGAGGCAGTCGGTCGACGACGTCGCGCGGGCGATCGTCCAGTGCGTCAAGCGGCCGCGCCCCGAGGTGTATCCGCACCGCCTGTCGCGCGCGCTGGCGGTCATGAACCATGTCGCGCCGGCCTTCACCGATCGGTTCGTGAAGAAGTTCGGCCGCCGCCGCGATGCGGTTTGA
- the infA gene encoding translation initiation factor IF-1: MSKDDLIDVQGTVVAVHSGGLYRVQCDQGHEVLAQLSGRMRRFRIKVVPGDRVTVGVSPYDPVRGIITFRAR, translated from the coding sequence TTGAGCAAGGACGATCTGATTGATGTGCAAGGAACCGTCGTGGCGGTCCACAGCGGCGGGTTGTATCGCGTGCAGTGCGACCAGGGTCACGAGGTGCTTGCGCAGTTGAGCGGCCGGATGCGCCGCTTCCGGATCAAGGTAGTGCCAGGAGATCGCGTGACCGTCGGCGTGTCCCCCTACGATCCCGTCCGCGGCATCATTACCTTCCGCGCTCGCTGA